A region from the Aegilops tauschii subsp. strangulata cultivar AL8/78 chromosome 5, Aet v6.0, whole genome shotgun sequence genome encodes:
- the LOC109769435 gene encoding small ribosomal subunit protein uS10, with protein sequence MATELAYAPPMKSGKAGFEGPQEAQHRIRITLSSKSVKNLEKVCSDLVRGAKDKLLRVKGPVRMPTKVLNITTRKSPCGEGTNTWDRFEMRVHKRVIDLVSSPDVVKQITSITIEPGVEVEVTISDQ encoded by the exons atgGCGACCGAGCTGGCGTACGCGCCGCCGATGAAGTCCGGCAAGGCCGGCTTCGAGGGCCCGCAGGAGGCGCAGCACCGCATCCGCATCACCCTCTCCTCCAAGAGCGTCAAGAACCTCGAGAAGG TGTGCTCCGATCTGGTGAGGGGCGCCAAGGACAAGCTGCTCCGGGTCAAGGGCCCCGTCAGGATGCCCACCAAGGTGCTCAACATCACCACCAGGAAGTCGCCGTGCGGAGAAG GTACCAACACCTGGGATCGGTTTGAGATGCGGGTGCACAAGCGGGTGATCGACCTCGTCAGCTCCCCGGACGTTGTCAAGCAGATCACCTCGATCACCATCGAGCCCGGTGTTGAGGTTGAGGTGACCATCAGCGACCAGTAG